In a genomic window of Niallia taxi:
- a CDS encoding LysR substrate-binding domain-containing protein, which yields MNIESLKMFCLVVEEGTISQAARLSFVTQPAVTRQIRQLEEVYKAQLFERNAGKLTLSKAGEILYPFAKEIVEYSKLSFAAIQELTGNEEIVLNIGASSTIGEYLLPGLLGEFSRSYPDLKFSLSIGNTPTILAKLENNEIDIAFVEGAVENKELIREKFADDELILITSPAHFWSSRDHISIQELSEAKMIWREIDSGTRLIVETALNEHGVLANIKSAMELGSYQSIKSAVEADLGVSIMPRLTVTKELKSGTLHEVKITNFLISRDLWMVQKSHRFKKSGLKYFVQFIRQ from the coding sequence GTGAATATAGAAAGTTTGAAAATGTTTTGCCTTGTTGTTGAGGAAGGCACGATTAGTCAGGCGGCTCGCTTAAGCTTTGTCACACAGCCAGCAGTGACAAGGCAAATACGACAATTAGAGGAAGTCTATAAAGCACAGCTGTTTGAACGAAATGCCGGGAAATTAACGTTATCTAAAGCAGGTGAAATTCTCTATCCATTTGCAAAGGAAATCGTAGAGTATTCCAAGCTTTCCTTTGCGGCAATCCAGGAATTGACCGGAAATGAGGAGATTGTCTTAAATATCGGGGCAAGCTCGACGATCGGCGAATATTTATTGCCTGGTTTACTCGGAGAATTCAGCAGAAGCTATCCAGACTTAAAGTTTAGCCTTTCCATTGGCAACACCCCTACCATATTGGCAAAACTTGAAAATAATGAAATTGACATTGCCTTTGTTGAAGGAGCTGTAGAAAATAAAGAGCTTATCCGCGAAAAGTTTGCAGATGATGAACTAATTCTCATCACCTCCCCTGCTCATTTTTGGAGCAGCAGGGATCATATCAGTATCCAAGAGCTTTCTGAAGCAAAAATGATTTGGAGAGAAATAGATTCTGGTACAAGACTAATTGTGGAAACTGCTTTAAACGAGCATGGTGTGCTAGCTAATATTAAAAGCGCGATGGAGCTAGGAAGCTATCAATCAATAAAAAGTGCTGTTGAAGCCGATTTAGGTGTCAGCATCATGCCAAGATTAACTGTAACAAAGGAATTAAAGAGCGGTACACTGCATGAAGTAAAGATTACTAATTTCCTTATATCCCGTGATTTATGGATGGTACAGAAATCCCATCGCTTTAAAAAATCTGGTTTGAAATATTTCGTCCAATTTATTCGCCAGTAA
- a CDS encoding sulfite exporter TauE/SafE family protein — MDILTGLLLVIIGIIAGGYGTIVGAGGGFIFVPALLLVFQMNPALAAGSGIVIVLINSLSGVVGYAKQKRIHYRTGITLSAGAIPGSILGVWLLQIYSSSYFYVIFATILVALGIFLFAKNSPFANLRRKKALQLGQDGTAKDEIAAASEEYAVLEDAAHLPIAYILPIGFLMGVLSSYLGIGGGWLLVPILIYGFKVPTHIATATSIFSLTIYSSVGAISQIFYSSIDWQIVLWGGFGVLIGSQLGVLLSKKIPGKVILQMLSVLLIIIGFRLYLS; from the coding sequence ATGGATATCCTAACAGGTTTATTATTGGTTATCATTGGCATTATTGCAGGTGGCTATGGAACAATTGTCGGTGCTGGTGGCGGCTTTATCTTTGTTCCTGCATTATTGCTGGTGTTTCAAATGAATCCTGCCCTTGCTGCTGGTTCTGGAATCGTGATTGTTTTAATTAACTCCCTATCAGGGGTAGTCGGCTATGCAAAACAAAAACGAATTCATTACCGCACAGGCATAACACTTAGTGCTGGTGCAATCCCTGGTTCTATCCTCGGTGTATGGCTTCTGCAAATCTACTCATCGAGTTACTTTTATGTTATTTTCGCAACAATATTAGTTGCTTTAGGAATATTTCTATTCGCCAAAAATTCTCCGTTTGCAAATCTAAGAAGAAAAAAAGCTCTTCAATTAGGGCAAGACGGCACGGCGAAGGATGAAATTGCTGCCGCAAGTGAAGAATACGCTGTTTTGGAAGATGCTGCACATTTACCAATAGCCTACATCCTCCCAATTGGATTTCTGATGGGGGTGCTTTCCAGCTATTTAGGAATTGGTGGCGGTTGGCTACTTGTACCAATATTGATATATGGCTTTAAGGTTCCAACACATATCGCTACCGCAACGTCCATATTTTCACTTACCATTTATTCATCAGTAGGAGCTATATCGCAAATCTTTTATAGCAGTATTGATTGGCAAATTGTATTATGGGGTGGCTTCGGCGTACTAATCGGCTCCCAGCTTGGCGTACTGCTATCGAAAAAAATACCAGGCAAAGTCATATTGCAGATGCTGTCTGTGCTGTTAATTATTATTGGCTTTCGTTTGTATTTAAGCTAA
- a CDS encoding DUF6366 family protein, producing the protein MTGKQTSAEKREQLRQQELKNNPTGTLKDSIDKADNGSTVEFTGNSNWKETGFTILLIVVAVLGYFGYRLLFS; encoded by the coding sequence ATGACTGGTAAACAAACATCTGCTGAAAAACGCGAGCAACTACGTCAGCAAGAGTTAAAAAACAATCCGACAGGAACATTAAAGGATTCAATAGATAAAGCAGACAATGGCAGCACAGTAGAGTTTACTGGTAACAGCAATTGGAAAGAAACTGGCTTTACGATTTTATTAATTGTAGTTGCTGTTTTAGGCTATTTTGGTTATCGATTACTTTTTAGCTGA
- a CDS encoding BH0509 family protein, translating into MSRVERNSKVQKLMEQTKFNENDISNMTDSQIEYYHWLYFVDSEYDYM; encoded by the coding sequence ATGAGCCGAGTAGAAAGAAATTCCAAAGTACAGAAATTAATGGAGCAAACAAAATTCAATGAAAATGACATTTCAAACATGACAGATTCCCAGATTGAATATTATCACTGGCTCTATTTTGTAGACTCAGAATATGACTATATGTAA
- a CDS encoding class I SAM-dependent methyltransferase, translated as MGKKEVGHTFLARLGKKRLRPGGIAATNRLIKEANLTNKSKVLEVACNMCTTSIELAKTYKCHITAVDMDTKAIEKGKKNIEKAQLQNYITVQQGNAMNLPYADNTFDVVFNEAMLTMFNESAKKKAISEYYRVLKPGGVLLTHDIMLTKGTPQTLVNTLRDIIHVNVSPLPQDEWMHTFKVIGFNEVKTNSGAMSLMNPKGMIRDEGFLGMLTIIKNGLKKENRQTFKSMFKFFNQSGKSLNYIVVCSKK; from the coding sequence ATGGGGAAAAAGGAAGTTGGACATACCTTTTTAGCGAGATTAGGTAAAAAGCGCTTAAGACCAGGCGGAATTGCAGCAACCAATAGGTTAATAAAAGAAGCTAACTTAACGAACAAATCAAAAGTATTAGAGGTTGCTTGCAATATGTGTACAACCTCGATTGAACTTGCAAAAACATACAAGTGTCACATAACAGCTGTTGATATGGATACAAAAGCAATAGAAAAGGGAAAAAAGAATATCGAAAAAGCGCAGCTTCAAAACTATATCACTGTGCAGCAAGGGAATGCTATGAATCTTCCCTATGCAGACAATACATTTGATGTCGTATTTAATGAAGCAATGCTAACAATGTTTAATGAATCAGCAAAAAAGAAAGCAATTTCCGAATATTATCGTGTCTTAAAACCAGGAGGAGTACTATTAACACATGATATTATGCTGACAAAAGGTACACCGCAAACACTAGTGAATACATTAAGAGACATCATTCATGTTAATGTCTCGCCACTGCCGCAGGACGAATGGATGCATACATTTAAAGTAATCGGCTTTAATGAAGTAAAAACGAACTCTGGAGCCATGTCGTTGATGAACCCTAAAGGAATGATCCGAGATGAAGGATTTCTTGGCATGCTAACGATTATTAAAAATGGTCTGAAAAAGGAAAATAGACAAACGTTTAAAAGCATGTTCAAGTTTTTTAACCAGTCAGGAAAAAGCTTAAACTATATTGTTGTTTGCAGTAAAAAGTAG
- a CDS encoding cupin domain-containing protein produces the protein MGADSLMKKIPHSQVIKLEDMVAVDANQVSSMTLVQRPSIGMTLFSLGEGEGIKMHTSPGDAMVQILSGIAEIMIGEEKHLVHGGETIILPANIPHALHAIKSFQMLLIVVKPDKQ, from the coding sequence ATGGGAGCAGACAGCTTAATGAAAAAAATACCACATTCACAAGTAATTAAATTGGAGGATATGGTTGCAGTTGATGCCAATCAAGTTTCGAGTATGACATTAGTACAAAGACCTTCTATTGGAATGACCTTATTTTCCTTAGGTGAAGGGGAAGGTATAAAAATGCATACATCACCAGGAGATGCTATGGTGCAAATACTGTCTGGCATTGCAGAGATTATGATTGGCGAGGAAAAACACCTTGTTCATGGAGGCGAAACAATAATTTTACCAGCAAATATACCACATGCATTACATGCGATCAAATCGTTTCAAATGCTGTTAATTGTTGTGAAACCAGACAAACAATAA
- a CDS encoding cupin domain-containing protein, with product MNFPIEQVFSLSAAIAYRHNQITSTVLISENNTNIVLYAMDSEESISSESSPNRKMVFVLDGSLNITINQTSYALNIGDSFIIDKNTQHAIEALERCKFVQINYNNKEI from the coding sequence ATGAATTTTCCGATAGAACAGGTATTTTCGTTAAGTGCTGCCATAGCTTATCGTCATAACCAAATAACGAGCACTGTATTAATAAGTGAAAATAATACCAATATTGTGCTGTATGCAATGGATTCAGAAGAAAGCATCAGCAGTGAATCCTCACCAAATAGGAAAATGGTGTTTGTATTAGATGGGAGCTTAAATATAACTATTAACCAAACTTCCTATGCTTTAAATATAGGAGATTCATTCATCATAGATAAAAACACGCAGCATGCAATTGAGGCACTTGAAAGATGTAAGTTCGTTCAAATCAATTATAACAATAAGGAGATTTAA
- a CDS encoding Crp/Fnr family transcriptional regulator — protein sequence MQNSFEILQNIDLFNGFSEEEIRESIHCLKGYTKKYQKREIIFSKEAPLPTFGIVLTGTIFLSSEDITGSTFIFTELSAGEIVGETALQFTQTGVEYDVTAATDCEILFFHKENIVQPNKVICALRARIIENLFTLLLQKNQELYHKLDIVSHKNLRNKILHYLHLQSQKSDTQHFTIPFSREELANYLIVDRSALSRELSRMQDDGLITFSRNTFQLL from the coding sequence TTGCAAAATTCATTTGAAATCTTACAAAACATCGATTTATTTAACGGTTTTTCTGAGGAAGAAATCAGGGAATCTATCCATTGCTTAAAGGGATATACAAAAAAATATCAAAAAAGGGAGATTATTTTTAGTAAGGAAGCCCCTCTTCCGACCTTTGGAATCGTTCTGACAGGGACTATCTTCTTAAGCAGTGAGGATATTACAGGATCAACGTTTATTTTCACTGAATTAAGCGCAGGGGAAATTGTTGGCGAGACAGCTCTTCAATTCACTCAAACTGGAGTGGAGTATGATGTAACCGCGGCAACTGACTGCGAAATTCTCTTTTTTCATAAAGAAAATATCGTTCAGCCTAATAAAGTCATTTGTGCGTTACGAGCACGAATTATCGAAAACCTTTTTACACTGCTATTACAAAAAAACCAAGAGTTATATCATAAATTAGACATTGTTTCCCATAAAAATCTCCGCAACAAAATTCTGCATTATTTACATTTGCAATCACAAAAAAGTGATACCCAGCACTTTACGATTCCTTTTTCCCGAGAGGAGCTAGCCAATTATTTAATCGTGGACAGAAGTGCATTATCAAGAGAACTCAGTCGCATGCAGGATGATGGGTTGATTACATTTTCTCGTAATACATTTCAGCTTTTGTGA
- a CDS encoding DUF3953 domain-containing protein: MKRRKLTGLVIVQLIIGTLVLFGSIYSSVTKNFSLQPFVFILLSAWLIIIGVQEYKRTKKLGWGILYLGSSLFVFYVGVEGILMM, from the coding sequence GTGAAAAGAAGAAAACTTACTGGTTTAGTAATAGTTCAATTAATTATCGGAACACTGGTTTTATTTGGTAGTATTTATAGTTCTGTTACAAAAAACTTCAGCTTACAACCGTTTGTATTTATCCTTTTAAGTGCATGGTTAATTATTATTGGGGTGCAGGAATATAAACGAACGAAGAAGCTGGGGTGGGGAATCCTTTATTTAGGCAGTTCGCTTTTTGTTTTTTATGTTGGTGTGGAAGGTATTTTAATGATGTAA
- a CDS encoding helix-turn-helix transcriptional regulator: MENKVKISRLQVNLTQQQLAEKINVTRQTISLIEKGKYNPSLKLCIDICRAVNKTLDDVFWPEKEENVE, translated from the coding sequence TTGGAAAATAAAGTGAAAATTTCTCGTCTTCAAGTTAATTTAACACAGCAGCAGCTGGCAGAAAAGATCAACGTTACCCGTCAAACAATTAGTTTAATTGAGAAGGGAAAATATAATCCATCCTTAAAGTTATGTATAGATATTTGTCGTGCAGTTAATAAAACGCTTGACGATGTATTTTGGCCAGAAAAGGAGGAAAATGTTGAATGA
- a CDS encoding pyridoxamine 5'-phosphate oxidase family protein, whose protein sequence is MSNMIKQEELETLRELIKDIDTAMLTTVTEEGLVSRPMKTQEVEFDGDLWFFTKKETDKYEEILHDQDVNVAYAGKSYVSVRGRAEIVEDLNKKKELWSKAYEKIMQTSYDDPSVVLIKIKAEAAEYWETGNLTKKMAFFYKRMTGQSSDSTDVNETVELKN, encoded by the coding sequence ATGTCTAACATGATAAAACAAGAAGAGCTTGAAACATTAAGAGAGTTAATCAAGGATATAGACACGGCCATGCTAACGACCGTAACAGAAGAAGGGCTTGTGTCTCGCCCAATGAAAACGCAGGAAGTCGAGTTTGATGGAGACCTATGGTTTTTCACTAAAAAAGAGACAGATAAATATGAAGAAATTTTACATGATCAAGATGTGAATGTCGCTTACGCAGGTAAATCCTATGTTTCTGTCCGAGGAAGAGCAGAAATCGTGGAGGATTTAAACAAGAAAAAGGAACTTTGGAGCAAAGCATATGAGAAAATTATGCAAACCTCCTATGATGATCCTAGTGTTGTTTTGATTAAGATCAAAGCAGAAGCAGCCGAATATTGGGAAACGGGTAATTTAACAAAGAAAATGGCTTTCTTCTATAAACGCATGACAGGACAAAGCTCTGATTCGACTGATGTTAATGAAACAGTTGAATTGAAAAATTAA
- a CDS encoding DUF2812 domain-containing protein, with translation MKQTKYVLSGGLAFAEEKDMKQLRKLSNDGWHVSGFKFMGYTLKKGESADYIYSVDYRSLKDMEAEEYFEFFASSGWTHISSEGSIHLFRALPGTKPIYSDRETTAEKHVNSIKSMRWLVISMVFLTVFACLGALISTGTLQLVFNILAVVFLIVAIPASWTLIATYSNKWTAEGRKGLVTVVKALPIVFLLFVVLIIFQVFESISYSVSILAAMLIGGIVAPMIIWVIMSLYIRVRGNN, from the coding sequence ATGAAGCAGACTAAATATGTTTTGTCAGGCGGTTTAGCTTTTGCTGAGGAAAAGGACATGAAGCAATTACGAAAGCTTTCTAATGATGGCTGGCATGTTAGTGGGTTTAAATTTATGGGGTATACCTTAAAAAAAGGTGAAAGTGCTGATTATATATATAGTGTAGATTATCGTTCATTAAAGGATATGGAAGCCGAGGAGTATTTTGAATTTTTTGCTTCCTCAGGCTGGACACATATTTCATCGGAAGGCAGCATACATCTCTTCCGAGCATTACCTGGTACGAAGCCTATTTACAGTGATCGTGAGACTACGGCTGAAAAGCATGTGAACTCTATAAAATCAATGAGATGGCTCGTAATTTCAATGGTTTTCCTGACAGTATTCGCTTGTCTAGGAGCACTTATAAGCACAGGCACATTACAATTGGTATTTAATATACTTGCTGTCGTATTCCTCATTGTCGCCATTCCCGCCTCTTGGACATTGATTGCCACATACAGTAATAAATGGACAGCAGAAGGAAGAAAAGGCTTAGTAACAGTGGTGAAGGCTTTACCAATAGTATTTCTTCTTTTCGTTGTGTTGATAATTTTCCAAGTGTTTGAAAGTATAAGTTATTCTGTTTCTATATTAGCTGCTATGCTAATAGGTGGTATTGTCGCTCCAATGATTATTTGGGTTATAATGTCGTTATATATAAGGGTGCGAGGAAATAATTAG
- a CDS encoding PadR family transcriptional regulator, whose amino-acid sequence MKTTEQLTDSMFYIMSALTKPRHGYAIMSLIEERTDGAITIGPASMYTIIKKLLKHEWIYLYDDSDPRRKTYLLTEKGKDVLKADVSLRKVMIQLAEIGLKEAEE is encoded by the coding sequence TTGAAAACAACGGAACAATTAACAGATTCCATGTTCTATATTATGTCAGCACTAACTAAACCAAGACATGGCTATGCAATAATGAGCCTTATCGAAGAACGAACAGACGGAGCAATAACGATCGGACCTGCTTCCATGTATACGATAATTAAGAAGTTATTAAAGCATGAATGGATTTACCTTTATGATGATTCTGACCCAAGACGGAAAACATATCTGCTGACTGAAAAAGGCAAAGATGTCTTAAAGGCAGATGTAAGTCTAAGAAAAGTAATGATTCAATTGGCAGAAATAGGGTTAAAGGAGGCTGAAGAATGA
- a CDS encoding PTS system mannose/fructose/sorbose family transporter subunit IID — translation MEKELRLSKRDRVSVWWRSTFLQGSWNYERMQNGGWAFSMIPAIKKLYKTKEDRSDALKRHLEFFNTHPYVASPIIGVTLALEEERANGAPVEDTAVQGVKVGMMGPLAGIGDPVFWFTVKPILGALAASLALTGNILGPIIYFFAWNIIRMAFTWYTQEFGYKAGSKITDDLSGGILQSITKGASILGMFILGALVNRWVSVQFTPVVSSVELDKGAFIEWDKLPDGAQGIKTALEQQAAGLSLDPMKVTTLQANLDSLIPGLAGLLLTLLCMWLLKKKVSPIVMILGLFVVGIVFHLIHLM, via the coding sequence ATGGAAAAAGAATTAAGATTATCGAAAAGAGATCGTGTTTCTGTTTGGTGGCGTTCCACTTTCCTTCAAGGTTCTTGGAACTATGAACGTATGCAAAACGGTGGTTGGGCATTTTCTATGATTCCTGCCATCAAAAAATTATATAAAACAAAAGAAGATCGTTCTGACGCATTAAAACGTCACTTAGAGTTCTTCAATACACACCCATATGTTGCTTCACCGATTATTGGTGTTACTTTAGCTCTTGAAGAAGAACGTGCAAATGGTGCACCAGTTGAAGACACAGCAGTTCAAGGTGTTAAAGTCGGAATGATGGGACCTTTAGCAGGTATCGGAGATCCAGTTTTCTGGTTCACGGTTAAACCAATCCTTGGTGCATTAGCAGCTTCACTTGCATTAACTGGTAATATCCTTGGTCCAATTATTTACTTCTTTGCTTGGAATATAATTCGAATGGCTTTCACATGGTATACACAGGAATTTGGTTACAAAGCAGGCTCTAAAATTACGGACGACTTATCTGGCGGCATCCTGCAAAGCATTACAAAAGGTGCCTCCATACTCGGTATGTTCATACTCGGAGCCCTTGTTAACAGGTGGGTATCCGTCCAATTCACCCCAGTTGTATCGTCCGTTGAACTCGACAAAGGTGCATTTATCGAATGGGATAAACTACCTGATGGTGCACAAGGCATAAAAACAGCGCTCGAACAGCAAGCTGCCGGATTATCATTAGACCCTATGAAGGTCACCACATTACAAGCAAACTTAGACAGCTTAATTCCTGGTTTAGCTGGATTGCTGCTAACACTTCTGTGCATGTGGCTGCTTAAGAAAAAGGTGTCTCCAATCGTTATGATCCTTGGATTATTCGTGGTTGGTATCGTGTTCCACTTAATTCATCTAATGTAA
- a CDS encoding PTS mannose/fructose/sorbose transporter subunit IIC, translating into MDLNMIQIILVIIVAFLAGVEGILDEFHFHQPIIACTLIGLVTGNLVPCLILGGTLQMIALGWANIGAAVAPDAALASIASAIILVLSGQGEAGVSSAIAIAVPLAVAGLLLTIIVRTIATALVHLMDAAAREGNIRKVELWHIVAICMQGLRIAIPAVLILAIGAGPVREMLEAMPTWLTSGLAIGGGMVVAVGYAMVINMMATKEVWPFFAIGFVLATVSQITLIGLGAIGVALALIYLALSKQGGSGGGGNSNNGDPLGDIIDNY; encoded by the coding sequence ATGGATTTAAATATGATTCAAATAATATTAGTCATTATCGTCGCATTTTTAGCTGGTGTCGAAGGGATTTTGGATGAGTTCCACTTCCACCAACCTATCATTGCATGTACGTTAATCGGCTTAGTTACTGGAAACTTAGTACCATGTCTTATCTTAGGTGGTACGCTGCAAATGATCGCCTTAGGTTGGGCAAACATTGGAGCAGCCGTAGCTCCGGATGCTGCATTAGCATCAATTGCATCTGCTATTATTTTAGTCTTAAGTGGGCAGGGAGAAGCTGGAGTATCTTCTGCCATCGCGATTGCAGTTCCTCTTGCAGTTGCTGGTTTGCTATTAACTATCATCGTTCGTACAATTGCAACAGCATTGGTGCATTTAATGGATGCTGCAGCAAGAGAAGGTAATATACGGAAAGTTGAATTATGGCATATCGTCGCAATTTGTATGCAAGGTTTGCGTATCGCAATCCCAGCTGTATTAATTTTAGCTATTGGAGCAGGTCCTGTTAGAGAAATGCTTGAAGCAATGCCAACTTGGTTAACAAGCGGCTTGGCAATAGGTGGGGGAATGGTTGTAGCAGTTGGTTATGCAATGGTAATCAACATGATGGCTACAAAAGAAGTATGGCCATTCTTCGCAATCGGTTTCGTATTAGCGACAGTTTCACAAATCACACTTATCGGTCTTGGAGCTATCGGTGTGGCGCTTGCACTTATTTACTTAGCACTATCTAAGCAAGGCGGCTCAGGTGGCGGCGGAAACTCCAACAATGGAGATCCATTAGGCGATATTATTGATAATTACTAA
- a CDS encoding mannose/fructose/sorbose PTS transporter subunit IIA, whose translation MVGIIIASHGEFATGIMQSGAMIFGEQENVKAVTLMPSEGPENVKAKMQEAIASFDNQDEVLFLVDLWGGTPFNQANSLLENHKDKWAIVAGMNLPMLIEAYASRFSMNTAHEIAAHILGTAKEGVKVKPEELEPAETTAAAAAKPVNAGAPGKFEYVLARIDSRLLHGQVATAWTKTTQPTRIIVVSDAVAKDDLRKKLIQQAAPPGVKAHVVPINKMIELAKDDKHFGGQRALLLFENPQDTLKAVQGGVPLKTINVGSMAHSPGKVQPNKVLAFSQEDIHTFAKLKEAGLNFDVRKVPNDSKGNMDDILKKAQEELNKQK comes from the coding sequence ATGGTAGGAATTATCATTGCTAGTCATGGTGAATTCGCCACTGGTATCATGCAATCTGGAGCGATGATTTTCGGAGAGCAAGAAAATGTAAAAGCTGTAACATTGATGCCGAGCGAAGGACCTGAAAATGTCAAGGCAAAAATGCAAGAAGCAATCGCCTCTTTCGACAATCAAGACGAAGTATTATTCTTAGTCGATCTTTGGGGTGGAACTCCATTCAACCAAGCCAACAGCTTGTTAGAAAATCACAAAGACAAATGGGCGATTGTTGCAGGTATGAACTTACCTATGTTGATTGAAGCATATGCATCACGCTTCTCCATGAACACAGCCCATGAAATTGCTGCACATATTCTAGGGACAGCAAAAGAAGGGGTTAAAGTAAAACCAGAAGAATTAGAACCAGCAGAAACCACTGCTGCAGCTGCAGCTAAACCAGTTAATGCAGGTGCACCTGGTAAATTTGAATACGTGTTAGCACGTATCGACTCTCGTTTACTTCATGGTCAAGTAGCGACTGCTTGGACAAAAACGACACAGCCAACACGAATTATCGTTGTGTCAGATGCAGTAGCTAAAGATGATTTACGGAAGAAATTGATTCAACAGGCAGCTCCTCCGGGCGTTAAGGCACATGTTGTACCAATCAATAAAATGATTGAGCTTGCTAAGGATGATAAACACTTTGGCGGTCAGCGTGCGTTGCTTCTGTTTGAAAACCCGCAGGATACGCTGAAAGCAGTCCAAGGTGGCGTTCCATTAAAAACCATTAATGTCGGTTCAATGGCCCACTCACCTGGTAAAGTTCAGCCGAATAAGGTATTGGCTTTTAGTCAGGAAGACATCCATACATTCGCTAAGCTTAAGGAAGCTGGTTTGAACTTCGATGTACGGAAGGTACCGAACGATTCAAAAGGCAATATGGATGACATTCTCAAAAAGGCACAGGAAGAATTAAATAAACAAAAATAA
- a CDS encoding DUF956 family protein, whose product MVQSINTKVDFVTDATSHMGISEYGKIMIGDKGFEFFNTRDARKFIQIPWEEVDIVTASVMFKGKWIPRYAVQTKRNGKYIFSSKDPKKVLREVRNYIDASKMVQSLSFFDVVKRGVKGKIKK is encoded by the coding sequence ATGGTCCAGTCAATTAACACTAAGGTCGATTTTGTTACAGATGCAACCTCACATATGGGAATTTCTGAGTACGGTAAAATCATGATTGGAGATAAGGGGTTTGAATTCTTCAATACTCGTGATGCTCGTAAATTTATTCAAATTCCTTGGGAAGAAGTCGATATCGTGACAGCCTCTGTTATGTTCAAAGGGAAATGGATACCTCGATATGCTGTTCAAACTAAGCGTAATGGAAAATATATTTTTTCTTCAAAGGATCCAAAAAAAGTATTGCGAGAAGTTCGTAATTACATTGATGCAAGCAAAATGGTGCAATCTTTAAGCTTCTTTGATGTTGTTAAACGCGGTGTAAAAGGGAAAATTAAAAAATAA